GAACTGTGCTCGCAAAATGCAACAAGGTGGGACAACGTATAAACAACCAAACGGATACACAGACCAGTACAAACCAGGGTGCAACAGAGCGGTGGGCTGGGGTGGCGGCGCTAAATAGGGCTCgcagaaaatatataaaaaggaaGGCGTGCGGGATAACTGTgaggggttagagaggggtgctggtggtggtggtggaggatgggGTGGTGGAgacgggggtggtggtggtgggtcacTACGAGATGACGGGCTACCGTTCACAAAGCAGATCTCAGCGCAGACCGTCCAGGGAGAAGTGCTCCCGCCGTGTAGCAGTTTGGTTTGGCCGGGTTTTGGACCAGTCTCCCCATCAGCTGCTTTACTGACCCAGCTCAGAGAGAGCTCATACCCAGGTCGGACCCGGACTTTGCACTGAAGTAGAAGTTAAAACATCTGACCCGGGGGGCGTCCGGATTAGGTCCATGGCAACCCCTCGTCTCAGAGGGTGTTCTCCCAGTGCCTGAGCTGAATCTTTAACCCAGAGTCACTTCCCTTTAAAGATTCTCTTTCATGCATGCGCTCTATAGGCGAGTTGGACTGAGCATGTGAACCATGCAGCCGGCCCATTTGAGGAGCGTTGTATGCATCATCGTAGGCATCCTTTGTTTTGCGTTGGTCGATGAATGGATGATGGATACAAGTCAAATGGGTCAGGccgatgggggtggggggggtggtgggggtggcgggTCAACGCGTCAGCATAGATACCACTTTGTGAAGGCATGCCCGTGTTTCTAACAGCAAGAGGGTGTTGCTGGGCGACCCGGCTACCTCGTCTtcctccacctggggggggCTCGGCTGGGTGGGGCTCTGAGCCGGCGGGCTCTGGTTCTTCCGCCGGATGGAGCTACGAGACCCGTCAGTGATACTCTGAATCTGAACAAAAGGGGGGGGAGGCGGTTGTCATGGGTGACGGGAGAGgtcgcttcccccccccccggggaagCCACCGCACGCAGGGGGAACGTGTTGGGGTGGGGGATCGAACCGCCGGGACTAGTTCTATCAGAGATGTCCAGTGCTTGTTTCGCTtagcttgacacacacacacacacacacacacacacacacacacacacacacacacacacacacacacacaggtcccctTAAAAAAAGAGCGTTATTCTCAACGAAAGCACACCTGTAATGAAACAGCGTCATGATACGAAGAGGAGACATAGCAAGGCCTCCATATCAAGGACCATCTACACAAGCCAATTTGTTTGATTAGGATTGTTTGCTCCCGGTGAAGGCCAGGGGGTCTCGGCGTGgttctctttacctctctctccctctcgttccGGGACAGCTGCATCTGCTTCAGCATCTGGGACCTCTGCTCCATGACCAGGGTCTTCTCGTAGGTGAAGGCCGAGATGTCGCTGTCGTGCTGCGGGACCACAAGAGCAACCCCCCGTGAGACGGAGTCACACACTGCCATCGCCCCATCGGCAATCTGATCGTGTGAGCGCTGCATTCTGGGAGATGCATATGGGCCGCAGCACGCCAATGCAATGCCAAACTATTTGAAGGCTGATTGATTTGACCACATGCATTTTAGAGCCACAAATTGAGAACATCTGCCTTGGGATTCTTCACAATCACAGCAAGGAAGACACACGGATACAATTGTAATGGTCTGTcttttaaatgtatttgaatattTGTTCAATCAAAAGCATCATTCTTAGCATAGGTGGCAATGAGGAGTTTACAATCCTCCATTGAATCCACTAGTTTTGAACAAGAGGATGGCATAAAACACCTGAAAACACAGGACGAGATGCTTTGACGGCTTTCTAGCACTTCACTCAAGCAGGGATTACTGCTTGCAGCAAAGTGGAAAATACACAATGCAAAGCGTGGTCCATTTTGGGCAGGGTTCCCAGAGCGAGGTCCCGGCCAGGGCTCAGGAGGGAGCGGGCCActcaccatctccaccacctccacctcggcGTCCAGCCGCAGGTGGTACAGGAACATCTGCAGGTCCTTCTTCATCTGGATGGAGTTGTCGTCCATCTGGGCCACGGTGAAGATGCGCATCTTGCACTTCCTCCACACCTGAGcggagagacggacggaggagGATCACCCGTTTAGTATAgccgaaggaggaggaggacaagaagGACGGATGATAGAAGACAACGGGCAGATGAGGTGGTCCATTGTAGAGAGaggcaaaataaaaaacattgctTATCAATAACTTATAAATCCATGAACACTTAACGGTACTTAATTGATCTAGCAGCCTTCAGATAAACATCCAGCCTACAGTGCCTCACATAGCCACATTAGAGCGCGGTTGAGCCTTCAGATAAACATGCAGCCTACAGAGCCTCACATAGCCACAGTAGAGCGcggttgacccctgaccttgtGCTGACGCAGCAGGAAGGGCAGCAGCATGAGCATGCCTCCGTCGTGCACCACCCACCACACGTCGATGGTGCCCTCGCCCAGGCGCTCCAGGTTGCCGGGGAAGCTGTCCACGTTCTTGGCCACAAGCAGCGCGTGGTGCGTCGCCGTGGTCTCCCTCACCGTCTCTGGGggccggagggagggagggagggagggagggagggacacacgagggagagacagagagacaaaggggggagagacggagacatagagagaaaaGGATGACGACGCTAAAATAGTCTTATTACGCTCaaccgtgtgtgtctgtgtgtgtgtctgtgtgtgtctgtgtttctggctGGCGTTAATCAGCCTCATAGGGAAATAGCTGAAAATACCTTTTAGTCAAGAGAACCAAGGAGTCCTGAAAAATTTGACTGACATTTGACTGTGACGGCAAACACAACCTCGGTGCGTCAGCGCTTGCATTCCTGCATCACCTTGCCCTGCCGACTCTGGTTCATTCCCTAATCCTTTCTGGACCTCCGTCCAGCTCAGTGGTACCGGTCCAGCCCTCACCTATAAAGTTCTTCCAGGAGGCGGGGTCATTGGACTGCTTCCAGGTGCCGGGCCAGGCCATCAACACCGTGTTGTGCTTCATGCCCCCCAGGCCGGCCGACTGGATGAGGTGGGAGAATCCGTCCCTCAGGTTGGACGACACCACCACGTGGCAGAAGCCCTTGGTGCGCTCCGCCGCCATGGAGGACTTGATGTTCTGGAGGACGCAGGGAGGAAGGAGacgggggggaagaggaggagaaaagagggaggcagggaggatgTCAAGCAGAATAAATAGGAAAGGGAAAAGACATAGAGGAACGGATCAGACTGGTTGAAAACAATGACCTCCTACCGGATGACTCTGAAGATCTACTCACATTCTTATGGCTTTAGTGAAACCCTATTGCTTTAGTTTCATAATGAGTCATACTATGCCTAGGGCATCAGAACATATAACTTGGTTGCTTTAATTCTAGACTTGATGCCTACTTCTTGACTAGTTGGGTCGCTATGTCACCTGGCAGCAGCCCATGACGGTGGCCTATGTATGAGGGACTTTTAGTGTGGCGGGGTTAAAGCTCCTGCACTCCAACTAGTCCCCGGtgaccacttcctgtccccgGGTGTTACTCCAGTTCACACACGGCTTCTGCTGCTCAGACTGTTACTATGACGACGTTACTACATGCTCTACGGCTGGCCCTGCCATGAAAGGCTGCAGGGGGTTCTTAGGGGACAACGTAGTCTAGCTCATCATACACTACCTGCCTGGTTTCTAATGGTGTCTACATGTTTAGTACAACCACCGTCCCTACATCAGGACTAAGGCGGCTACATGACCTAAAAGAAACAGTGGATGCTTAACCTGTCTTGTCTTTGACTGGTTTTCGTTTAATATCATTTCTTTTCTGCAACCTTTTCAGAAAGGAACCATTTcacatttcatttcattcacCGCTATGTGGGCCTGCCCGCTAAACAGTGCATTCACAGTGATCCGTGGATGCAGGGATCCCTCGGTCCCTTTTAAAGGTTTATCCTGTTACCACTGGGTAGACTTACAGAGATGTGCTGGCCCTCAACCTAGCCTGAATATAGGCCTATCATGAGTGTATAATGACAGGCCGTATAAATAACCATGACATGCTTATGAATTCTTAAACGCTCCAACGCTCCGAACGGTTAATATTGGGAATAGACCAAGAACCCTGGATTTGGGTTGTCTAATCCTGAAGTTAATCTTGTGTTGAGGATTGCTGAGGACAGGAGAAGTAATCTGCTGAATGAAATTGCTTTTCTAGAGCAAGTCAGGCCAAATATAGTCATGTGTCAGGTGTTGAATCACCTATGAAGTGTACTGCTCATTTCGGCCAGCATGTGGCAGCACTGGTCTGGTCAGTCGAATTTGGACTGTAGTTGACCTCATTCTTCTGAATCAACTATTTTCACTGCATCAAGCATGGCAGAGTATGTGTTCCtgccgtgtgtgtatgcatgtgtagctgctgtgtgtctatgtatgtgcaccacctctgtgtgtatatgcgtacCTGCTGTGTCGGTATACgtttgtgtgtacctgctgtgtgcgtatatgtgcgtgtctctgtgtgcgcgcgtgcgtgcgtgtgtctaccTGCTCAGCCGTCTTGGCCTCAGAGTCCTTGGTCAGATAGGTGCCCTCCAGCACGTTGCCCACGATGGTGAGCCCCTTGCCGGCCTTCAGCTGGGTGGTGAGGGACAGCAGGCGCGGGTGCTTCACCGCCAGGTCCGTGTCCACGTTGAGCAGCACCAGCATCTGGGGCCTGGGCACCGTgaacagggaggagaggggtgttCAACAACAGCCTTCTCATCGGCAACAAAAATAACATCTTGCCTTTCCCCAACAGTCTCCACATTGCATCGTCTGTGAATCCAACCGTGATCACAGGTAAGCCCTCCACATGCGTTCTGCCTTGTTTGTCCAAACTCGCATGCAATGTTTTTCCAAACTCACTCACATGTTGGACAGCGTGATAAAACGCTAATCAATGAATGTGTCACAGCAAGGTGTCATTACCCAAATGTACACTAGAGGGTGGTTTATCAACTAGCGAGCAAAACAACTAAGAGGATAGAGCTCAAAAAATGTCTGTTCCAGACAGCGCATATGTTTTGTATTCTATTTGAGCGTCTCATACTTTAACAATTACACAATTTCAATGTTTACACAGCTAAGCTCGGTTAGCTGCAGCCGGCAACTAAATGGTTTTGAACCACGGCCTTCTGGGCAATTAACCAATCAGTGATGCGCAGCACCTGGGCGAACACTCAGGTAAACACAGCAGAGCCGCACCTCCAGTTCTTGGTGTGCGGGGGCGCCTCCTCTAGGCGAATGAGAGCGTAGCGGGCAGCGTTCAGGGAGAGGCCACGGATCCCATCGCCCCATTCCTTCTccgccctggagagagagacagatcagTACCGACCAATCTTAAAAACAATTCTAATAATAAAATATGCAACAAACACAatgcaaaaaatatagataCAATATACGTCAATAAATTAAAATAGATGTAGTATGAGAAAATTATGGCTACGTTGTTGGGACAACTTTGCAGAGAGGCGATTGACACACCTCTTGGTTTACACTGATCGCCGTCACTATGAACTGTTAGTTCCAGTGTCTAGTGGTGTGGTGTGGAGCAGCGCGCTCACCCGCGGTATTCGATGTACTTGTAGATGAGGCCGGCGATCACCATGGCCACGATGGCGTAGTACCAGGACGAGATGAAcatgagggagagacacaggctCATCCCCAGGAACGACAGCGCCCTGCAGGGGGAGACGGTAGGGGAGTGTACCGCCACAGTTAGGCAAACAGAGCGATAACCAAACACAACGCTAGTCTTTAATGATGCGCCATGCAAATTGGTTCACGTGCCACAGgcattattttctttttgtgtgtgtgcacagctgTGTGCGCCTGACTTTAAGAGAGGACAgactccacacacaaacagggacaCTAATTGATCAAAGGGCCTGTGATCATAGATCAAAGACAACGGCCTATCCTGTTAGTTTTGAACTAACGTGGCTGGGCACTGCTCCCAAAACGACTCTGGCAGCAGGCCGGGCCAGTGAGATCACTGATGCACTAACTAGGTCTGAGCTGGGGCGGATGATGCAAGGCTCACACTACAGGACGTATGACCTGATTTTGACGTCAAAGACACAGGACACATTCTCCAGTCCCTGCATAATATGGGAGATATCTGAAGGAAATACTGGTTCCATTGGGTTGATGGATGTGGTCAAAGATGCGATTATGATGGAGCTCGTCAGGCTCTCTGCAGTGACGCATGGCTCTAATGGAATGTCCCCATTGAACGAGTCAGTGCACATTAAACCCAGTGCAGCTGATCTTGCCAGTGTTTAGACACGAGGTGGGGAGCGGCGTTATCTCAGCTCCCCAGTTGTCCATTTTCTGAGTTTATGAATAGCCTACTTCAATCGAAAGCCATCATTTAAGTGTGTTAGTACAACAAGGCTTAAACTGCAAACATTTATCCGTGACTCTGATCGAcccagaatcccccccccccccctccttggcgCCGGTGACCCACCAGTGGTAGTACTTGAAGCGTGGCCTCCAGTTGGGCGTCCTGAGCAGCGTCTGAACGGCACAGGCCAGGTTGACAAAGAGGTAGCACATCAGGAAGAACCTGGAGGGAAGAGCAAGCGATGGAGACTCATGGAGCAACTCAAAGTAACAATGCCGTCGCATGGTCTTACAAAGTACAAGTACAGTTCAGTAGTGATGGATGCGAGCCATCTCCCATTTCCAAAAGTAAATCCAACGCGAACAGAAATAAATAAGGATGAATAATGCAGGAGTAACATCGGAGGATGTGTGCACCCCATTgatagataatttttttttaatctagattattCTAGATTAATTCcgaaattaatctagattaatctagattaaaatggcaaacggcaaaaaatctgttcgtttaccttgacagcggtcaattatactgggaaatggtgatttatcaaatataattcaccgccggaagttgtgaagtgcccatgcaagtgaacggagcataaacaaaaataattgacagctgaacgttgggaaggcccatgcaagtgaatggagcagtctacagcattgagaagagccgtgtaataatccataataatgtaaggtttagaagttaaatatttgaaagttgtagaataaattaatataatttatattggagttaatttgctagaaatgtacttacaatttttagtcagttaatcatttacatatttatgttacacaattattacatatttacatgtaacacagtcaggatattctgttgaatctgcctctctgattccctcacgtttacctcagtctaaattctagcttctgattggttagttcagtcacgtgatggtccgaacaaggaagtgtttgaaaatagattaacagcgatattttttttatcgcgcgataaaagtttcgcgttaacgcagccgttaacgccgataacggcccaccactactAAAAATTCAAAATAACTTTCAGAGAAGAATAAACCAATATTGACGATATTGGGTTTGATATCAGCCCACCcattgggctgtgtgtgtgtgagtgtgtgtatgagtgagtgagttcaaCTGACATGGAGAGGATGGGGGCTACAGCGTCCAGGGAGGCGATGAGGATGCCGATCTCACAGATCCCACCGGTCAGCAGCAGAGCCCAGGTGGGCTCACCGTTAGCCTTCCCATGGCCaaacacctgcaacacacacacaggcacgttcACAACATATTCATCGACATACATGGCAACATTCGCTCAGGGAGCGAGAGAATGCTGACTtgcaaccggaaggttgctggttcgatcccgggCTCCAGTTTCAAggtttccctgagcaaggcccctcgccctaactgctcctgacgatcTGGCTGTTGCCATGCATGGTCGACACTGCCTTcgtagtgtgcatgtgtgtacgaacgagtgaatgttaggcaataattgtaaagcgctttgagtggccattgtttagaaaagtgctgtataTATACTTCCCATTTACATACAAGCAACACAAACCATTAGGGTAACTTGActgcagaatgtgtgtgttggtagggggggggggggggggggtgacttaCCGCCAGGAAAGGGACAATGCCATCTCGTGCGATGGCTTGCAGTAGGCGTGGCGCCCCAGTCAAGCTCTGAAGCCCCGCCCCACAGCAGGAGAAGAACGAGCCAATCACAATCACCCACGGTGACGGCCAGGACAGCGTGCCAATCACAAGGTTCCGTTTTACAGAGTCGCCAAACCTGCAGAGTGGTTGCGGATGGAGACTTTTAGTTTCAAAAAGAGGCCGTCTGAAAGACTTAGAAACATCTCACACTTGACAGTCCATgctaaacaagaaaaaaatagtTTGCTGCAGATTAACGCTCACTGGAGGAGCAGACAATGTGAGCGGTGTACAACGTACAAGTTCACATCCTGTATGATATCTGACCCTCATACTTACTTGTCTCTGAGCAACACAGTGTCAATGCAGGCACCAAACAGCACCACGGAGGTCAAGTCTGGAGCACACCGTTAAGGAGAGAACCTATACTCTTCTAGAGGACAATTCAATTATGCTGAATGTGATACATGTTATTCATAGAGGTCAAAGGCCAAACATCAGGTTTCTTGGACTCACAATCCCGTTGCAAAAATTGCAATACATAGagttaaataaaaaagaaaataataataataaagaaaatattaaGTGTAGCCTTTTTGACATCACTCTTTGATAGAAATGTCATGGCAGCGGATGAGAGGATACAAATGAATGTGGTGGTTGCTATGGCCAGGATTGTCCCGATGGGGATGGACTTCTGGGCGTCCCGCAGGTCTCCCGATCGGTTGGAGCCGGCCATGATGCCTGGAGACAAGTCAGACAACATTTTAGACCGTTTGTTGTTTCAGGCCTAGTTTAACTAATTTGATGGTGTTCATGTAAACTAAGGTATTCATTATACATTTAATCGGTTAACCCTTACCCTGATGCTAAGGCTATATAATAACCCTTATGCATTAAGTGACATTAACTCACGGTTAATTAACGTTCCCTTCATGTGACGTGCTGTGAAGTATGTGTAAAGCCAAGAGTCGTACCGGTGACCGAGGGGAAGTAGATGCCCACCAGCAGCGTGAAGAAGGAGGCGATGTCGTTGACCACGTAGGGCAGGTACACGTCCTGGGAAGTGTCCGCCGCCAGCACCGCCGGCTGCCTCGGCTTCTCCACCAGCATGCCCAGCGGCCCGTAGTCCGACCACATGTTGTCTGGGGGGGAGACGGCCGTTAGAACACACACGGTGGTCACGTAGCGCCTGgcaggaggggaagagaggaggccCTGCATTGTCTGACACTGTGGCGGAGCACAATGGATTCTGTAACATGCCAAGGGCAGACGGACCGGGGGGATTAAGTAAGAGTTGTAGTGTGCTTGAAAACATCCTGTCTTAAGTGGCTGGTATTTTTATTGACCGGTGCTCCAGACCAGGTCATTGTAGTGCAGGTCACCATGTGCCAGCAGGGATTTGTGTTACTCTGCATTTGGAAAGTCAAAAGCCAATAATTACTTTTTTGACTTAACTAGTTGAAGTTTGCAAAAAAAAGACATACTGGGAAATTTGATGCAAAATGATGCAATGCTGTGAAATGTCCTGGCGTAGCCATTCCAAAGATCCTCGGGATATTTGTGTCATCTCGTTCAtgttttgaaatataaataGTTTAGAAAAACCAAACAATCGCACAGATTGCCCTACATGGCACTGCACGACATTAAATTATGCATCCCCAATGGATtcaaaggtggtggtggtggtggtggtggagggcggACGCAGTGTTCTGACCTGAGATGACACCGCTGGTGAGCCCGGGGATGCCCTGTATCACCGTGACGTTGTTAAGGACAAAGTACTCGTTGCAGGAGGCGTTGAGCGCCCTAGAGCCTCCACAGAAGAGCGCCCACAGCGCCGTGCCGACCGTCTGGTTGCCCACCTCCTCCGTCTTCAGACACTTGTCAAAGTTCAGGTTCTGGAGCGTTCGGTTTCCCAGCAGACACACACTACGGcacgggggagaggagaggtacaTCAATGTCAAACTCTGGTCCACGCTCTTATTTCTTTAAGTCTTTGTCCCAGTGTGAACTGCTTGTGAACTCCAGGCTTACAGGGACCTCTGAAATGCTTTCGGAGAGAGAAAAGCCCTCAATCCCGCTCGCTGAGTGTAACCATGCAACATTATGGTGTACGGGAAAAGCATGTCACGTTACAGAGAGAGGACTCACGGGAAGTCTGGAGGGTCGAAGGCGGTCTTGATGACCCCGGCGTAAATGGCAAGGATGGAGAGGACGACGCAGGCCAGGAAGACCAGCGCCAGCTTGTTCACGTACTTGACCCCCACGAACACCACCAGGGACATCAGCGTCAGGCAGCAGGTGCCATACACGCGCATGTTGTTCAGCAGGGCGGCCGGCtcgtcctccttcttctccgccACGAAGATGGCCGCCTGCGGCACGATGTAGGTCTGACCAAACGCAAGCACAGGGAGAAGGCTTTAGGATGTGCCTGATGCAAGGATAGGGAGGTGGCTTTAGGGTGTCCGACCCAAGCACAGGGAGAAGGCTTTTGGCTGGGTTCAGCTCTGATCAGGGTTTGGCTTTTAGGGTAAAAACCATGGATCGCAGGTGTGATGCGGTCTGTATTCGGTGCGTTGAAGttccaaataaaaaaattacataTTTTGGGAATGGATGGAAATGTACGCACGAATCATGACAGCATGCTCACCAGTAGGATCTCTATGGTGCCCAGAATGTACATGGAGCCAGCGAAGGTGGTGCCCAGATAGAAGCAGAGGCCCACCGCTCCACCAAACTCAGGCCCCAGAGATCTTGAAATCATGTAGTAGGAACCTCCAGCTGAAGGGAAGGGTACAGGCAAACGATTTGTTTTTAAATCTTATTTTACTCAATTCATCCCATTTTTAATTGCGTCAATATTCTTTATGACACAACCAATGAGCACAGACCGTCAAAAGCTAAAGCTGAACCCGAAACTGATTTCACTAATTTAACACAGTCAATGTTAATTTATAATTATGTCCCAATAACTTCAAACTTCTGAAGTCTCACTCCTAATATCATTTAAGATTGCATCCAATTTTGGATCTAGATCAATGAGGTATTACAAAGGAACATAGTGTACGTGCAGACTTGCATGAGTACGCTTCAGAAGAACATTGGATTATTGTGTATGTTGTTCCTCTGTTCCACTGAATAAAGCCTGCTTACCTGGCACAACCCCATTGGTCGCGATTGCACTCATAGAGATGGCGGTCAGCATTGTCTGTGGACGACAGATACAGATTCATTATACAATATTTCACCTCTTGGTCCTTACATACAAACAACATACAAACACCTCACGTGATATCCTTCacttaaaatattttttcattgaAACAACACCCACAAATCTTATTGTTGCCAGGTTGTGCTAATTCTATACATCCATGGTTTTTCATGTTTGCAGTCCTATTGTGGGGCCGAGACAAAGGGTTTAGTGCAGTCATAAGCCGTGTCAGTGGGCGAAATCCGGCCCCATGCCTGTGAAATGACTTCCTTTGCTGCTTAGGCTTTAAGTCTTTGGAGATTGGTAATAGATAGCAGCTTTTCTCCGAAATCTTCACCAGAAAGCCTTCTCGTCTATAGCCCGCCTCTTACTCAACATTACTTCCGGATCAGAAGGCTAAAACCAGATATACACATAATTAATTCTTCTAAAATAAGAATATATCTAGTTCTTCTTTAACCGCAGCCAagtaaaatacttttttataaTCATTGTAGCCTTCATTGAAAAATCCATACCAgaggaaaacaaaataaattacgCCGTTAATTACAATCCGTAAATACAGTGGTTAAAATTATAAACTCATGGAGTCAATTGAGCAATTGACTCCATGACTAATCCCTTTGGCGCTACTCTCTAAAGCAGCAATTTTATAGAAAGTAGCCAACACCCTATTAAACAAGTCCAAtgaagaagggagaggagagggagatgtaTGTGAAGTTTCAGTTCCTTTGTATCGTGAGGCTAATGACATCTAATGCTGCACTGTCCCCTTAGCCTCCCGAAACCACCCTGATTGCACAATTTCAAATATTGTTCAACCATCCGGCCTCACTTTccttaaaactaaaaaaaaatggGCAGACGTATCAGCGCTAGGGATGATTTTCAGACGGAACTAAAAGGTGAACTTAGGAGATCAAGATGGTCTCAGGAGGCTGTGATGTCCAGGTCTGAATGGGCCATACCAGGAAAGGCTGGACTAAAGCCAATTAAGTTGACCAATGTGTTCCTACCTTCATAGCGTTGAAGGTCTAAGCTGCTGTGTCTTACTCAAGCCGAGACAGTGAGTGCATGGAAAAGTACAGGGTGGCTCGTCTCGTCAGCTGGAACGTTTGAGGAGCATTCTCTCGGTCTGTGCTTAGTTTTACAACTCATATCTTGAGAATCATTCACGCCACCAGAGGGAATGTTCCCGATACAGCTCCATGTGTTCTACCAAGGCTTTCCAGGAATGTATTTACAGATAATTTGGAGATAAAATCTGTTTTCTTTAACGATAACGATTTACATTTTAAAGTCAGTTTTACTACCGTCTTGGAACACCTGTGACTTCATGGGAAAACAGAACTGCACTATGTACTACACTGCTGCGTACGAGTTCCACAATGCATTTTAAATCCATGGATGCCATCTTCTCAAATGCCAAGCTTGTTT
This is a stretch of genomic DNA from Gadus macrocephalus chromosome 23, ASM3116895v1. It encodes these proteins:
- the LOC132452112 gene encoding solute carrier family 12 member 7-like isoform X1, translated to MGERFVVVPVGPCNGELEPPDTVFSDPAPENEGAAEDVVAGQRDPNTAVPILEYSREPNKYGDGLRKESSPFINNTDNDKAISYDGKNMALFEEEMDSNPMVSSLLNKLANYTNLTQGAQEHEEADEEEAGPKKKAVKSPQMGTFMGVYLPCLQNILGVILFLRLTWIVGTAGIVESLAIVVMCCSCTMLTAISMSAIATNGVVPAGGSYYMISRSLGPEFGGAVGLCFYLGTTFAGSMYILGTIEILLTYIVPQAAIFVAEKKEDEPAALLNNMRVYGTCCLTLMSLVVFVGVKYVNKLALVFLACVVLSILAIYAGVIKTAFDPPDFPVCLLGNRTLQNLNFDKCLKTEEVGNQTVGTALWALFCGGSRALNASCNEYFVLNNVTVIQGIPGLTSGVISDNMWSDYGPLGMLVEKPRQPAVLAADTSQDVYLPYVVNDIASFFTLLVGIYFPSVTGIMAGSNRSGDLRDAQKSIPIGTILAIATTTFIYLTSVVLFGACIDTVLLRDKFGDSVKRNLVIGTLSWPSPWVIVIGSFFSCCGAGLQSLTGAPRLLQAIARDGIVPFLAVFGHGKANGEPTWALLLTGGICEIGILIASLDAVAPILSMFFLMCYLFVNLACAVQTLLRTPNWRPRFKYYHWALSFLGMSLCLSLMFISSWYYAIVAMVIAGLIYKYIEYRGAEKEWGDGIRGLSLNAARYALIRLEEAPPHTKNWRPQMLVLLNVDTDLAVKHPRLLSLTTQLKAGKGLTIVGNVLEGTYLTKDSEAKTAEQNIKSSMAAERTKGFCHVVVSSNLRDGFSHLIQSAGLGGMKHNTVLMAWPGTWKQSNDPASWKNFIETVRETTATHHALLVAKNVDSFPGNLERLGEGTIDVWWVVHDGGMLMLLPFLLRQHKVWRKCKMRIFTVAQMDDNSIQMKKDLQMFLYHLRLDAEVEVVEMHDSDISAFTYEKTLVMEQRSQMLKQMQLSRNEREREIQSITDGSRSSIRRKNQSPPAQSPTQPSPPQVEEDEVAGSPSNTLLLLETRACLHKVAQLIHDRNTASHAALSDAAAGVHMTWTKEKLFTERHRAREANANVAVRDLFNMKPEWENLNQSNVRRMHTAVKLNEVVVNKSQGAHLVLLNMPGPPRNRGGDENYMEFLEVLLEGLNRVLLVRGGGREVITIYS
- the LOC132452112 gene encoding solute carrier family 12 member 7-like isoform X3, with the translated sequence MPTNFTVVPVRDGRRKTRKVGSVEEEEEEEEEEDVDDNNVLREADEYAPGDGLRKESSPFINNTDNDKAISYDGKNMALFEEEMDSNPMVSSLLNKLANYTNLTQGAQEHEEADEEEAGPKKKAVKSPQMGTFMGVYLPCLQNILGVILFLRLTWIVGTAGIVESLAIVVMCCSCTMLTAISMSAIATNGVVPAGGSYYMISRSLGPEFGGAVGLCFYLGTTFAGSMYILGTIEILLTYIVPQAAIFVAEKKEDEPAALLNNMRVYGTCCLTLMSLVVFVGVKYVNKLALVFLACVVLSILAIYAGVIKTAFDPPDFPVCLLGNRTLQNLNFDKCLKTEEVGNQTVGTALWALFCGGSRALNASCNEYFVLNNVTVIQGIPGLTSGVISDNMWSDYGPLGMLVEKPRQPAVLAADTSQDVYLPYVVNDIASFFTLLVGIYFPSVTGIMAGSNRSGDLRDAQKSIPIGTILAIATTTFIYLTSVVLFGACIDTVLLRDKFGDSVKRNLVIGTLSWPSPWVIVIGSFFSCCGAGLQSLTGAPRLLQAIARDGIVPFLAVFGHGKANGEPTWALLLTGGICEIGILIASLDAVAPILSMFFLMCYLFVNLACAVQTLLRTPNWRPRFKYYHWALSFLGMSLCLSLMFISSWYYAIVAMVIAGLIYKYIEYRGAEKEWGDGIRGLSLNAARYALIRLEEAPPHTKNWRPQMLVLLNVDTDLAVKHPRLLSLTTQLKAGKGLTIVGNVLEGTYLTKDSEAKTAEQNIKSSMAAERTKGFCHVVVSSNLRDGFSHLIQSAGLGGMKHNTVLMAWPGTWKQSNDPASWKNFIETVRETTATHHALLVAKNVDSFPGNLERLGEGTIDVWWVVHDGGMLMLLPFLLRQHKVWRKCKMRIFTVAQMDDNSIQMKKDLQMFLYHLRLDAEVEVVEMHDSDISAFTYEKTLVMEQRSQMLKQMQLSRNEREREIQSITDGSRSSIRRKNQSPPAQSPTQPSPPQVEEDEVAGSPSNTLLLLETRACLHKVAQLIHDRNTASHAALSDAAAGVHMTWTKEKLFTERHRAREANANVAVRDLFNMKPEWENLNQSNVRRMHTAVKLNEVVVNKSQGAHLVLLNMPGPPRNRGGDENYMEFLEVLLEGLNRVLLVRGGGREVITIYS